A single genomic interval of Granulicella tundricola MP5ACTX9 harbors:
- a CDS encoding cation diffusion facilitator family transporter yields the protein MSPTATIQQQAERHAAKRHAALLSVVSATLVTLLKLLTGILTGSLGMLSEAAHSGIDLIAAGLTLFSVQVADRPADDDHNYGHGKIESLSSFIETVLMFASAMWIIYEAIHRIFFRSHLSLALNIWPFLVLLVSIAVDYTRSRNLRATAALHNSEALAADAVHFGTDMWSSFAVLLGLIATALGERLHAPKLELADPIAALIVSAIILKVTWTLARTTADNLLDATPAHDGQNAAQTRRKLIQDLAAIDGVLAVNRLRTRRAGSGYFADLTLAMPRNLTFQRSEQITMAATDAIQRVLPDADVVVHSVPTATIAESVHDRIRAVAFRANLSIHDVSVQQYDNALHVDLHLEVDETLPLRAAHDIVTRLESNIRAEIPQIASILTHIESEPATIERPAALERDRHLEQLLRKVSQNFPEILDTHDITITKHHDRTQVSCHCTLPDELPMSRVHEIITAFENAFKLEAPEVTRLFIHPEPATDNKR from the coding sequence ATGAGCCCCACGGCCACCATCCAGCAGCAGGCAGAACGTCACGCAGCCAAACGCCATGCTGCCCTGCTCTCGGTCGTCTCCGCCACCCTCGTCACCCTGCTCAAGCTCCTCACCGGCATCCTCACCGGCTCGCTCGGCATGCTCTCAGAAGCCGCGCACTCCGGCATCGATCTCATCGCCGCCGGCCTCACCCTCTTCTCCGTCCAAGTCGCAGACCGTCCCGCGGACGACGACCACAACTATGGTCACGGCAAGATTGAAAGCCTCTCCTCCTTCATCGAAACCGTCCTGATGTTCGCCTCGGCCATGTGGATCATCTACGAGGCCATCCACCGCATCTTCTTCCGCAGCCACCTCTCGCTCGCCCTCAACATCTGGCCCTTCCTCGTCCTGCTCGTCTCCATCGCGGTCGACTACACCCGCTCCCGCAACCTCCGCGCCACCGCCGCCCTCCACAACTCGGAGGCCCTGGCCGCCGACGCCGTCCACTTTGGCACGGACATGTGGTCCTCCTTCGCCGTCCTCCTCGGCCTCATCGCCACCGCCCTCGGCGAGCGACTCCACGCCCCCAAGCTCGAACTAGCCGACCCTATCGCCGCCCTCATCGTCTCCGCCATCATCCTCAAGGTCACCTGGACCCTCGCCCGCACCACTGCGGACAATCTCCTCGACGCCACCCCCGCCCACGACGGCCAGAACGCCGCCCAGACTCGCCGCAAGCTCATCCAGGACCTCGCCGCCATCGATGGCGTCCTCGCCGTCAACCGCCTCCGCACCCGCCGCGCAGGCTCCGGCTACTTTGCCGACCTCACCCTCGCCATGCCGCGCAACCTGACCTTCCAGCGCTCCGAGCAGATCACCATGGCCGCCACCGACGCCATCCAGCGCGTGCTCCCGGACGCCGACGTCGTCGTCCACTCCGTCCCCACCGCCACCATCGCGGAGTCCGTCCACGACCGCATCCGCGCCGTCGCTTTCCGCGCCAACCTCTCCATCCACGATGTATCAGTCCAGCAGTACGACAACGCCCTCCACGTCGATCTCCACCTCGAAGTCGACGAGACCCTCCCCCTCCGCGCCGCGCACGACATCGTCACCCGTCTCGAATCCAATATCCGCGCCGAGATCCCCCAGATCGCCTCCATCCTCACCCACATTGAATCGGAGCCCGCCACCATCGAGCGCCCCGCTGCCCTGGAACGAGACCGCCACCTGGAACAACTCCTCCGCAAAGTCTCCCAGAACTTCCCCGAGATCCTCGACACCCACGACATCACCATCACCAAGCACCACGACCGCACCCAGGTCAGTTGCCACTGCACCCTCCCCGACGAGCTCCCCATGAGCCGCGTCCACGAGATCATCACCGCCTTCGAAAACGCCTTCAAACTTGAAGCCCCGGAGGTCACCCGCCTCTTCATCCACCCCGAACCTGCCACCGACAACAAACGCTAA
- a CDS encoding DegT/DnrJ/EryC1/StrS family aminotransferase, whose protein sequence is MPQSSQPAQPVPMLDFSRQFAAIREEVMAAIEQVCVSQRFILGPEVTTFEQSAAAACHVPHAIGCASGTDALWLALAAAQIDQPTQSVITTPFSFFASASSILRAGARALFADIDPLTYNLSPASVAEVLATCPAGEVKAILPVHLYGQCADWDAFTTIQNQHPGLLLIEDAAQAFGAAWQSAPAGTGSDGTLTPAGALGDAAAFSFYPTKNLAAFGDAGLMTTRSPQLEERARMLRAHGMRRRYFHDEVGWNSRLDTLQAAVLEVKLRYLPQGNQRRRDLAANYNQLFLAAGIATMPTPTNPTTIADGVVLPYTHPRAQHVFHQYVIRAPRRDALRTHLTAQGIGTEVYYPLPLHLQEALKPLGYKPGDFPESECAAAEVLALPIYPELREDEQQTVVEAIHTFYA, encoded by the coding sequence GTGCCCCAGTCATCGCAGCCCGCCCAGCCCGTCCCCATGCTCGACTTCTCCCGCCAGTTCGCCGCCATCCGCGAAGAAGTCATGGCCGCCATTGAGCAGGTCTGCGTCTCCCAGCGCTTCATCCTCGGCCCTGAAGTCACCACCTTCGAGCAGTCCGCCGCCGCGGCCTGCCACGTCCCCCACGCCATCGGCTGCGCCAGCGGCACCGACGCCCTCTGGCTCGCGCTGGCCGCCGCCCAGATCGACCAACCCACACAATCCGTCATCACCACCCCCTTCAGCTTCTTCGCCTCCGCCAGCAGCATCCTCCGCGCCGGCGCCCGAGCCCTCTTCGCAGACATAGACCCCCTCACCTACAACCTCTCCCCCGCATCCGTCGCAGAGGTCCTTGCCACCTGCCCCGCCGGAGAGGTCAAAGCCATCCTACCCGTCCACCTCTACGGCCAGTGCGCCGACTGGGACGCCTTCACGACAATCCAAAATCAACACCCCGGCCTCCTCCTCATCGAAGACGCCGCTCAGGCCTTCGGCGCAGCCTGGCAGTCGGCCCCCGCCGGGACCGGATCAGACGGCACCCTCACCCCCGCCGGAGCGCTCGGCGACGCAGCCGCCTTCAGCTTCTACCCCACCAAAAACCTCGCCGCATTCGGCGACGCCGGCCTCATGACCACCCGCTCCCCCCAGCTTGAGGAGCGAGCCCGCATGCTCCGCGCCCACGGCATGCGCCGCCGTTACTTCCACGATGAGGTCGGCTGGAACTCCCGCCTCGACACCCTCCAGGCTGCCGTCCTCGAGGTCAAACTCCGCTACCTCCCCCAGGGCAACCAGCGCCGCCGCGATCTCGCCGCCAACTACAACCAACTCTTCCTCGCAGCAGGCATAGCCACCATGCCGACCCCCACCAACCCCACCACCATCGCCGACGGCGTCGTCCTCCCCTACACCCACCCCCGCGCTCAACACGTCTTCCACCAGTACGTCATCCGAGCCCCCCGCCGCGACGCCCTCCGCACCCACCTCACCGCCCAGGGCATAGGCACAGAGGTCTATTACCCCCTCCCACTACACCTCCAGGAAGCGTTGAAGCCACTAGGCTACAAACCCGGTGACTTCCCCGAATCCGAATGCGCCGCAGCCGAAGTCCTGGCCCTACCCATCTACCCCGAACTCCGCGAAGACGAACAACAAACGGTAGTAGAAGCCATCCACACCTTCTACGCCTGA
- the hfq gene encoding RNA chaperone Hfq, which yields MDSKPAQNIQDTFLNTVRKDKSPITIYLVSGVKLTGKIRSFDKYSVLLENNSQEQLIFKHAISTVVSGRAGMHTDGRPESRPHSATVGGHIGGSAEPATAGD from the coding sequence ATGGATTCAAAGCCGGCACAGAATATTCAGGATACGTTCCTGAACACGGTCCGCAAGGATAAGAGCCCCATCACGATCTACCTGGTGAGCGGCGTGAAGTTGACGGGCAAGATTCGTTCGTTCGACAAATACTCGGTGCTACTGGAGAACAACAGCCAGGAGCAGTTGATCTTCAAGCACGCAATATCGACGGTGGTAAGCGGACGTGCGGGGATGCATACGGATGGCCGTCCTGAGAGCCGTCCGCATAGCGCCACGGTTGGCGGGCATATTGGCGGATCGGCTGAGCCGGCGACTGCCGGGGACTGA
- a CDS encoding F0F1 ATP synthase subunit B family protein: protein MNEILNQLGALILGSIPTMVLFIVLVIAYGVLVRRPLENILAKRRALTTGALEQAKGAMSAAEAETVVFEDKLRGAKSEIFQAREAKLKEWNGQREQSLAQARTVTQERVAAAKGEIERSMAEAMQQIETMSGELSASIIKAVLPAGVNGAEVAQ from the coding sequence ATGAATGAGATCCTGAATCAACTTGGCGCGCTGATCCTCGGCTCGATACCGACGATGGTGCTTTTTATCGTGCTGGTGATCGCGTATGGCGTGCTGGTACGGCGGCCGCTGGAGAATATCCTGGCGAAGCGCCGCGCTTTGACCACGGGCGCACTGGAGCAGGCAAAGGGCGCGATGAGCGCGGCCGAGGCTGAGACGGTGGTGTTTGAAGACAAGCTGCGCGGAGCCAAGAGCGAGATCTTCCAGGCTCGCGAGGCGAAGCTGAAGGAATGGAACGGTCAGCGGGAGCAGTCGCTGGCGCAGGCACGCACCGTCACGCAGGAGAGGGTGGCGGCGGCCAAGGGCGAGATTGAACGGAGCATGGCTGAGGCGATGCAGCAGATTGAAACGATGAGCGGTGAATTGAGCGCTTCGATCATCAAGGCTGTGTTGCCCGCGGGCGTGAACGGCGCGGAGGTCGCGCAGTGA
- a CDS encoding F0F1 ATP synthase subunit B family protein gives MSKMMNRIASIAALAVLTLGLCAPVYAQAMKADDSGRQTTPAANSNEANQGEVDETAEYKQSAVVKKLGGMMGMKPAQAALLFEVINFGILAVLVGGFLLKALPKAFRNRTTLIQKHLVDARTATEEASARMSSIEDRLAQLDGQIATMKTQAETTLAADEQRMKVAVEEETAKILASAEQEIAAATQHARKQLQAHAAELAIEQAARKLTISAETDRLLVQNFARRLAGDDVKGGQN, from the coding sequence ATGAGCAAGATGATGAACAGGATTGCGTCCATTGCCGCGCTGGCTGTGTTGACGCTGGGGCTTTGCGCGCCGGTGTATGCGCAGGCGATGAAGGCTGACGATAGCGGACGGCAGACGACGCCGGCTGCGAACTCGAACGAAGCGAACCAGGGTGAGGTGGATGAGACTGCGGAGTATAAGCAGTCAGCCGTGGTGAAGAAGCTAGGCGGCATGATGGGAATGAAACCTGCCCAGGCCGCGTTGCTGTTTGAGGTCATCAACTTTGGCATTCTGGCGGTTCTGGTGGGTGGCTTCCTGCTCAAGGCTCTGCCGAAGGCGTTCCGGAATCGCACGACCTTGATCCAGAAGCATCTGGTGGATGCGCGTACGGCGACCGAAGAGGCCAGCGCGCGGATGAGCAGCATCGAAGATCGGCTGGCTCAGCTCGACGGGCAGATTGCGACGATGAAGACGCAGGCCGAGACGACGCTGGCTGCCGACGAGCAGCGGATGAAGGTTGCGGTCGAGGAAGAGACTGCAAAGATTCTGGCTTCGGCCGAGCAGGAGATTGCCGCGGCGACGCAGCATGCACGCAAGCAGCTTCAGGCGCACGCGGCTGAGCTGGCGATCGAGCAGGCGGCACGTAAGCTGACCATCTCTGCTGAGACGGATCGGCTGCTGGTGCAGAACTTTGCACGGCGGCTGGCGGGCGACGACGTGAAGGGCGGGCAGAACTAA
- the atpH gene encoding ATP synthase F1 subunit delta → MAGQNVFAPRYAQAFAEVAASANLDVNLAQQQMKDFAGTLADSPQLLEILADPSLSSEKKLSILDAVAEKIGMYREVRNLLAVIMDHHRLHDLQEIVAAFHQVAEAGAGVVEAEVVSSRELNPDDRAQLEWEISKLAVSRVSVTYTQDPTLLGGAVVKIGSTIYDGSVKAQLEQMKQALTRS, encoded by the coding sequence ATGGCCGGTCAGAACGTCTTTGCACCACGCTACGCGCAGGCGTTCGCTGAGGTTGCGGCTTCCGCGAATCTGGACGTCAATCTTGCACAGCAGCAGATGAAGGACTTTGCCGGGACTTTGGCGGATAGCCCTCAGCTTCTGGAGATTCTGGCCGATCCCTCGCTCTCTTCTGAGAAGAAGCTTTCGATTCTGGATGCGGTGGCCGAGAAGATCGGCATGTACCGCGAGGTTCGGAACCTGCTTGCGGTGATTATGGATCATCACCGGCTGCACGATCTGCAGGAGATCGTTGCCGCGTTCCACCAGGTTGCCGAGGCCGGCGCTGGAGTGGTCGAGGCTGAGGTGGTGAGTTCGCGGGAGTTGAATCCGGACGATCGGGCGCAACTGGAGTGGGAGATCTCAAAGCTGGCGGTAAGCCGGGTGAGCGTGACCTACACGCAGGACCCGACGCTGCTGGGCGGGGCGGTCGTGAAGATCGGATCGACCATCTATGATGGTTCGGTGAAGGCGCAGTTGGAGCAGATGAAGCAGGCGCTGACCCGGAGTTAG